One window from the genome of Vidua chalybeata isolate OUT-0048 chromosome 3, bVidCha1 merged haplotype, whole genome shotgun sequence encodes:
- the LOC128785383 gene encoding GDNF-inducible zinc finger protein 1-like — translation MEIFRMEKKKILMKSKVAAPNLLRALHSLYQLGHLCDVTVLTQHLGIQEEILAHKAVLAASSNYFKGLFLHQEILDTQKSTVTLQDIYTEEFTSFLEFLYTTEVEIEAGKLQRMKEIAERLECKDLLDSCEEVKAEGKKGLDLSLHLKGQRGENRGSQWPCIQQEENLRNSSQVMAIPMQRKLWDKQKHKELLPGYELIGVQAGGLEQEATAFPAPKSRPAKLPKCNKTHSPTRLGVDITSLENKDGHSLCRGQERKWESQACRYGDKAISSKCSLAVHIGTHTRDGPYWCQHCSASFTHRAAYTSHLRKIHESGQEMKLLPVYWMVVPPTHGPNPTSHDKDPDGGTWDGIPETSGCEEDARSSSIAEAERSKRNPRKLKEGMKMEVE, via the exons ATGGAGATTTTCAG gatggagaagaagaaaatcctgATGAAGTCCAAGGTTGCTGCTCCCAACCTCCTGAGGGCTCTGCATTCCCTGTACCAGCTTGGGCACCTCTGCGACGTGACAGTCCTCACCCAACACCTGGGAATTCAGGAGGAAATCCTGGCTCATAAAGCCGTCCTGGCAGCTTCCAGCAACTACTTCAAGGGGCTTTTCCTGCACCAAGAGATACTGGACACCCAGAAGTCCACGGTGACTTTGCAGGACATCTACACCGAGGAGTTCACCTCCTTCCTGGAGTTCCTGTACACAACAGAGGTGGAGATCGAGGCGGGAAAACTCCAGAGGATGAAGGAAATAGCAGAAAGGCTGGAATGCAAAGATTTGCTTGATAGCTGTGAGGAAGTGAAAGCAGAGGGCAAGAAGGGCTTGGATTTGAGCCTCCACCTGAAAGGGCAGAGGGGTGAAAATAGGGGATCACAGTGGCCTTGTATCCAGCAAGAGGAAAACCTCAGGAACTCTTCCCAGGTCATGGCAATTCCCATGCAGAGGAAACTTTGGGATAAGCAGAAACATAAGGAGCTGCTGCCGGGCTATGAGCTCATTGGAGTCCAAGCAGgaggcctggagcaggaggccacagcttttccagccccaaaatccaggcCAGCGAAGCTGCCCAAGTGCAACAAGACACATTCCCCAACCAGACTGGGTGTAGATATCACCAGCCTGGAAAACAAGGATGGTCATTCCCTCTGCAGGGGGCAGGAGCGGAAGTGGGAATCCCAGGCATGTCGCTACGGTGACAAGGCCATCAGCTCCAAGTGCAGCCTAGCCGTGCACATCGGGACACACACCAGGGATGGGCCCTActggtgccagcactgctccGCCAGCTTCACCCACAGGGCTGCCTACACCTCCCATCTCAG gaaaatccATGAGTCTGGGCAAGAGATGAAACTCCTGCCTGTTTATTGGATGGTGGTTCCACCCACACATGGCCCAAACCCTACAAGCCATGACAAAGATCCCGATGGAGGGACTTGGGATGGGATACCAGAAACCTCAGGTTGTGAGGAAGATGCCAGAAGTTCATCCATTGCTGAAGCAGAAAGGAGCAAGAGGAATCCCAGGAAGCTGAAGGAGGGAATGAAGATGGAGGTAGAATGA
- the CD93 gene encoding complement component C1q receptor, with translation MATLRLLLLLLLLAWSCGGEDVDVLCADSACYTLHRDESSWKSAQERCEGNGGNLAPVGSAGEAARLRELLARADRAGPAWLGLALPRGHCVRPQEPLRGFSWVAGGEPTNFSEWASEPAVTCVSARCVALRPPGPHGPGGWADRACRSTLPAFLCKFSFQGMCGLLPLAGRGTVTYTTPFGVRSARLAAAPFGTLAEVECDSGRASAFAVCKGPLDGGGFAWHPSGPLCPVNCGHHNGGCQQRCLDGLGESPRCACQPGYVLAADMASCVPEDSCHPNPCQGSCRALPGGFECGCEPGYALAADGRGCSDVDECESEPCQHQCHNFPGGFQCHCRPGYSPAGPAGHHCHDVDECAQPHACLQLCINIPGSFRCACRPGFQRQPGGESCLDVDECLRDPCPGACRNFPGGYECLCPPGSLRDADGHGCSPGDAIPNSIPQSSGIPQSSTVIPQSSTVIPQSSGIPRTTRIPWTTSIPRTLGMPTAGLGVGSDEHSADGPRLLLYYIVGSLVAILLLLAFALALVACRKRAAKREKPPAKNAADNYCWVPEQPENRGERR, from the coding sequence ATGGCCACACTCcggctgcttctgctgctgctgctgctggcctggaGCTGTGGAGGGGAGGACGTGGACGTGCTGTGTGCCGACAGTGCCTGCTATACTTTGCACCGGGatgagagcagctggaaaagcgCCCAGGAGCGCTGCGAGGGTAACGGGGGCAATCTGGCGCCAGTGGGCAGCGCCGGCGAGGCCGCGCGGCTGCGGGAGCTGCTAGCCAGAGCCGACCGGGCCGGCCCGGCCTGGCTCGGCCTTGCCCTGCCCAGGGGTCACTGCGTGCGGCCGCAGGAGCCGCTGCGAGGCTTCTCCTGGGTGGCCGGAGGGGAGCCGACCAACTTCTCAGAGTGGGCATCCGAACCGGCGGTCACCTGCGTGAGCGCCCGCTGTGTCGCCCTGCGGCCACCCGGCCCGCACGGCCCCGGCGGCTGGGCGGACCGCGCCTGCCGGAGCACGCTCCCGGCTTTCCTCTGCAAGTTCAGCTTCCAGGGAATGTGCGGGCTCCTGCCGCTGGCCGGCCGCGGCACGGTCACCTACACCACCCCGTTCGGGGTGCGCAGCGCCCGCCTGGCCGCCGCTCCCTTCGGGACACTGGCCGAGGTGGAGTGCGACAGCGGCCGAGCCTCGGCCTTCGCCGTCTGCAAGGGGCCGCTAGACGGGGGTGGCTTCGCCTGGCACCCGTCGGGTCCCCTGTGCCCGGTCAACTGCGGCCACCACAACGGCGGCTGCCAGCAGCGCTGCCTGGATGGGCTCGGCGAGTCCCCGCGCTGCGCCTGCCAACCTGGCTACGTGCTGGCCGCCGACATGGCCTCCTGCGTTCCCGAGGATTCCTGCCATCCCAATCCCTGCCAGGGATCCTGCCGGGCGCTGCCCGGCGGCTTCGAGTGCGGCTGCGAGCCTGGCTACGCCCTGGCAGCCGACGGCCGCGGATGCTCGGATGTGGATGAGTGCGAGTCGGAGCCGTGCCAGCACCAGTGCCACAACTTTCCCGGCGGCTTCCAGTGCCACTGCCGGCCCGGCTACAGCCCAGCGGGGCCCGCTGGCCACCACTGCCACGACGTGGATGAGTGTGCCCAGCCCCACGcgtgcctgcagctctgcataAATATTCCCGGCTCCTTTCGCTGCGCCTGCCGGCCTGGCTTCCAGCGGCAGCCGGGAGGAGAGTCCTGCCTGGATGTGGATGAATGCCTGCGGGATCCGTGTCCCGGCGCCTGCCGCAACTTCCCCGGCGGCTACGAGTGCCTGTGCCCGCCTGGATCCCTTCGGGACGCGGATGGCCACGGCTGCAGCCCCGGAGACGCGATTCCAAACAGTATCCCACAGAGCTCCGGTATCCCACAGAGCTCCACCGTCATCCCACAGAGCTCCACCGTCATCCCACAAAGCTCCGGCATCCCACGCACCACGCGCATCCCATGGACCACGAGCATTCCGCGTACTCTGGGAATGCCCACCGCGGGACTGGGAGTCGGCTCGGACGAGCACAGCGCCGACGGCCCGCGGCTGCTGCTCTATTACATCGTGGGCAGCCTGGTGgccatcctgctcctgctggcgTTCGCCCTGGCGCTCGTGGCTTGCAGGAAAAGGGCGGCCAAGAGGGAGAAGCCGCCGGCCAAAAACGCGGCCGATAATTATTGCTGGGTGCCCGAGCAGCCCGAGAACCGCGGGGAGCGCAGGTAG